A single window of Drosophila suzukii chromosome 3, CBGP_Dsuzu_IsoJpt1.0, whole genome shotgun sequence DNA harbors:
- the mld gene encoding uncharacterized protein mld isoform X3: MSANRRRQSSFFCAKTATTEEKMAKRASARAAATAIAPCKEQLSLPTADEDLLEMPRICRCCCKRDLELLGLFEASQPTLANTSASNKYKSSGTLAKTCATEAEAETETPETLSANPVNPGTKATSSPSEAATATATATATATSAFSTTPSTSPMRRRTTASTTTTTTTTTPTAPPAPRGRSSDNAVDYTLSGAHSSMDIVLEEMTIWMLNINRDDGLPQEICRQCMAQFLMVAKFRRKCVRMQQRLQDFAQEISDRQTARQAKRQQKVQKNSQSQDGEAFTSTSTFTSTSTFSGEPLTNVPVRKRRMVSESDSGESALAAVAVKQVRMESEDLPPPKPSPVPLRLRKYRTFSIGCEMERPSIDASSMPWKTKAARKQLSETWSSSRCSPELLTSSPSRQRSSTSSSEHTSDLSVGPCCGFESDSNPSSSTTFNAAPRNIGIVVRSPPKAKPSSPVNDLLPRRGRRPRNAPIYHPPKRQRRSLVRREPLKRKVMTEQVNAEKRKSDQNDIYPPEPKVENMAPSCDEAIDSTSDAPKELPSNVVQEECNPINSNKVCGDINQVEKEKEITSNGLIESSNQVRAIEEDTAPNGLVEEKVQVQVELPKADLTVVRHPCTDENDEITGTYRELLEQFEATTAPQEYASDDLPIKEEIQSILNVIQAEADLVQSGELTSSTEPSELQPQIVEQLVTVDQQPLAMEQQESMEQPVKSVDQPDSVEQPEIIVSIPLEALDENLQRRLCLDPETEESLNRESDTPKELPVQPDDVNNNENDENFCQSATADSFNSAVALRTHQIEALPPGNTESDADEVPVVRSGPTPMDFMAEFAKHCANGVEQLKATTPVASPTPSDLLPLNDLDAKQKLEVEMNDVENTLNGILNEMQDQHMYTPTCAHIDEFLTPADYAPMTEQETSVSSPPNPFEQSPRAEPEAKPNASDDPFDNSNFSSELIGFQNDIPCFENIETTTEQGQNLHLELTQFLRDLQPAQPNQQLGEQCTKTQVETHETVQMQVQASNLQMQHDIHSQNESADPSPNESPISSPQVGSQIEIQMEPEIENQLQHEILTVQSPQQNHPEVQSHDQSQIPPQIDPHIQVQNHREQTLQIVPHGQQQVVAQVHPQMQLQSQIVPHVQTRGTTTTVTYEQIYQQHIVQQTVQQSHNKMQVISLPSGGSERRQWKTQQSQQQQQLQWSTVGGLEAIKSAPVESVSPTTTTYYISAGDLYPQQGETYTMLQPAPKDSYMIEHVNHQHQQQHRQQQHHQQQIQLAQQQHHQAQQQPIMILIQQQDVQKPVASASNPRQAPMHAYRNDIHQLQNTQHQQVRQQYYRQQQYQPQQGTQQQQSQQSRVVQSHPVLGMPGATSISTKVTPIPATTPKGRALTLKCRFCHNGPRFSSSLEYSRHIIDLHPAVAPFNCPHCPLAFAGRTKRSQHILSHHVVQQYQCGQCSQVFPAQKALDIHIQRFHMQLKTEPLGAVSVEDVQLEITGDRRRGRPYKPRLQQQQHQLQPQHQLQALQQQQQQQQQQQQHQQHQQQQQQQQEQQQQEQQQLQQLQSQQQQQHSLQVQHPQQQPIMQPQSPHPSTMEIQASPTTPRKILCCPDCEDCTSGHSHGHEMCEEQAALQAPPTVLTPPSTIVSAPSPQPMMYSQHITMPSPEQSEPDSTTTLRQYRKRGVIVGPQGPLHLATPVASPSPSSSPSSSTVDHAPPASPAPPASPAPPPSPAPPTVQMNELRACHQCLYCEERFSNEIALKKHHQLAHGAQTTMPFVCTICKRGYRMRTALHRHMESHDVEGRPYECNICRVRFPRPSQLTLHKITVHLLSKPHTCDECGKQFGTESALKTHIKFHGAHMKTHLPLGVFITEEVASKSPSNNNSTTSSDKVLDPSTTPFEETPLTPMSSGGHVYNSPDEYPNSVESCAGNSLALDTIATTP, translated from the exons ATGAGTGCCAACCGAAGAAGACAGAGCAGTTTCTTCTGCGCGAAGACGGCAACAACCGAGGAGAAGATGGCAAAAAGAGCCAGTGCAAGAGCTGCAGCAACTGCAATTGCACCATGCAAAGAGCAGCTTTCTCTACCGACTGCTGATGAGGATTTACTGGAAATGCCTCGCATTTGCCGCTGCTGTTGCAAACGGGATTTGGAATTACTCGGCTTATTCGAGGCCAGCCAGCCAACATTGGCCAACACATCAGCATCGAACAAATACAAATCATCGGGAACATTAGCAAAAACATGTGCGACAGAAGCAGAAGCAGAAACCGAAACTCCAGAGACATTGTCCGCAAATCCAGTAAATCCCGGTACTAAAGCTACATCATCTCCATCAGAAGCAGCTACAGCAACGGCTACTGCTACAGCAACAGCAACGTCCGCATTTTCAACCACACCCTCCACATCTCCCATGAGGCGTCGCACCACTGctagcaccaccaccaccaccaccaccacaacacCCACTGCACCGCCAGCCCCTCGTGGACGGAGCAGCGATAATGCCGTCGACTACACCCTCAGCGGAGCCCACAGCAGCATGGACATTGTCCTCGAGGAGATGACCATTTGGATGCTCAAT ATAAATCGCGACGATGGACTGCCGCAAGAAATCTGCCGGCAGTGCATGGCCCAGTTTTTGATGGTGGCCAAGTTCCGCCGGAAATGTGTACGGATGCAACAGCGCCTGCAGGACTTTGCCCAGGAGATATCCGACCGCCAGACGGCCAGACAAGCGAAGCGTCAGCAAAAAGTCCAAAAGAATAGTCAGAGTCAGGACGGTGAGGCCttcacatccacatccacattcACATCCACATCGACATTCAGCGGGGAACCCCTGACCAACGTGCCAGTGCGAAAGCGCCGTATGGTATCGGAATCCGATTCCGGAGAATCGGCGTTAGCAGCTGTTGCAGTGAAGCAGGTGCGCATGGAATCGGAGGATTTACCACCACCCAAGCCGAGTCCAGTGCCACTTCGACTTCGCAAATATCGCACCTTCTCCATTGGCTGTGAAATGGAGCGTCCCTCCATCGATGCCAGCAGCATGCCCTGGAAGACGAAGGCGGCCCGCAAGCAACTTTCGGAGACCTGGTCATCGTCCCGCTGCTCCCCGGAGCTCCTCACCTCCTCGCCATCGCGCCAAcgcagcagcaccagcagcagtgAGCACACAAGCGACCTGTCCGTGGGTCCATGTTGTGGCTTCGAGAGCGACAGCAATCCCTCCTCCTCAACCACCTTCAATGCAGCACCGAGGAACATCGGTATTGTGGTGAGGTCCCCCCCGAAGGCAAAACCCTCGTCGCCAGTCAATGATTTATTGCCCCGCAGGGGTCGGCGTCCGAGGAATGCGCCGATATACCATCCCCCCAAACGACAACGACGATCGCTGGTTAGAAGGGAGCCGTTGAAGCGAAAAGTTATGACAGAACAAGTTAACGCAGAGAAAAGAAAGTCTGATCAAAATGATATTTATCCGCCGGAACCGAAGGTGGAGAACATGGCCCCATCCTGCGATGAGGCCATCGACAGCACATCCGATGCACCAAAGGAATTGCCATCGAATGTGGTCCAAGAGGAGTGTAATCCAATTAATTCAAACAAAGTTTGTGGTGATATAAACCAGGTTGAAAAGGAGAAGGAAATCACATCGAATGGTTTGATAGAGAGTTCCAACCAGGTGCGGGCTATCGAAGAGGATACAGCCCCCAATGGCTTGGTTGAGGAAAAGGTTCAAGTCCAAGTAGAACTACCTAAAGCTGATCTAACTGTCGTCAGACATCCTTGTACTGATGAAAATGACGAAATTACTGGAACCTACCGGGAGTTACTGGAACAGTTTGAAGCCACCACCGCTCCCCAAGAATATGCTTCAGATGATCTCCCCATTAAAGAGGAAATCCAATCCATATTGAATGTCATCCAAGCAGAAGCTGATCTAGTGCAGTCCGGGGAACTGACCTCATCCACGGAACCCAGTGAATTGCAACCGCAAATTGTTGAGCAGCTGGTAACTGTGGACCAGCAACCATTAGCTATGGAACAGCAGGAATCCATGGAGCAACCGGTGAAATCTGTAGACCAACCTGACTCAGTGGAGCAACCGGAGATCATAGTGAGCATACCGCTGGAGGCCCTTGACGAGAATCTACAGCGTCGCCTTTGCTTGGATCCCGAAACAGAGGAGTCGCTGAATCGCGAATCTGACACGCCCAAGGAGCTGCCCGTGCAGCCCGATGACGTCAACAACAATGAGAACGATGAAAATTTTTGCCAGAGTGCTACAGCAGATAGCTTCAATTCTGCTGTGGCACTCCGAACCCATCAAATTGAAGCATTACCACCGGGGAACACGGAATCGGACGCGGATGAGGTGCCGGTGGTGCGATCTGGACCAACCCCCATGGATTTTATGGCCGAGTTTGCCAAGCATTGTGCAAACGGCGTTGAGCAGCTGAAGGCCACCACTCCAGTGGCATCGCCCACACCCTCGGACCTTCTGCCCCTTAACGATCTGGATGCTAAGCAGAAACTAGAAGTGGAGATGAACGACGTCGAGAACACTCTTAATGGCATCCTCAACGAGATGCAGGACCAGCACATGTACACACCGACTTGTGCCCACATTGATGAGTTTCTCACTCCCGCCGATTATGCTCCAATGACGGAGCAAGAGACGTCCGTTTCATCGCCGCCCAATCCTTTCGAGCAGAGTCCACGTGCCGAACCGGAGGCCAAACCCAATGCCTCCGATGATCCCTTCGATAACAGCAACTTCAGCAGCGAACTGATTGGCTTCCAAAACGACATTCCCTGCTTTGAGAATATTGAAACCACTACAGAACAGGGACAGAACCTGCATTTGGAGCTTACTCAGTTCCTAAGGGATCTTCAGCCGGCACAGCCAAATCAGCAGCTCGGGGAGCAATGCACCAAGACCCAAGTTGAGACACATGAGACCGTCCAGATGCAAGTCCAAGCCTCCAACCTCCAAATGCAACATGATATTCATTCTCAAAATGAGTCTGCCGATCCTTCTCCGAACGAATCTCCCATATCATCACCTCAAGTCGGGTCCCAAATTGAAATACAGATGGAACCTGAAATTGAGAATCAGCTGCAACACGAAATCCTGACAGTGCAGAGTccacaacaaaatcatcctgAAGTACAATCTCATGACCAATCTCAGATCCCACCGCAGATAGATCCTCATATTCAAGTCCAAAACCATCGAGAGCAAACTTTACAAATCGTGCCGCATGGCCAGCAACAAGTGGTTGCTCAAGTGCATCCCCAGATGCAGCTTCAGTCCCAGATAGTGCCACATGTCCAGACGCGGGGCACGACGACGACAGTCACCTACGAGCAGATCTATCAGCAGCACATTGTCCAGCAGACGGTGCAGCAATCCCACAACAAGATGCAGGTCATCTCGCTGCCCTCGGGAGGATCGGAAAGAAGGCAGTGGAAGACACAGCAGtcgcaacagcagcagcagctccagTGGTCAACGGTGGGCGGACTGGAGGCCATTAAGAGTGCCCCCGTCGAGAGTGTTTCACCCACAACCACAACATACTACATCAGTGCCGGCGATCTGTATCCGCAACAGGGTGAAACTTACACTATGCTGCAGCCGGCACCCAAAGACAGCTACATGATCGAGCACGTGAATCAccaacaccagcagcaacatcgtcagcagcagcatcacCAGCAGCAAATTCAACTGGCCCAACAGCAACATCACCAGGCGCAGCAACAACCGATTATGATACTCATCCAGCAACAAGATGTTCAGAAACCGGTGGCCTCAGCCAGCAATCCTCGACAGGCACCAATGCACGCCTACAGAAACGATATCCATCAACTCCAAAACACGCAACACCAACAGGTACGGCAGCAATATTACCGTCAGCAGCAATATCAGCCGCAGCAGGGaacgcagcagcaacagtcgCAACAAAGTCGAGTCGTACAAAGCCACCCAGTATTGGGAATGCCGGGAGCCACTTCTATTTCCACCAAAGTGACTCCTATTCCCGCCACAACGCCCAAGGGCAGGGCCCTAACGCTCAAGTGTCGCTTCTGCCACAACGGACCGCGATTCTCCAGCAGCCTGGAGTACAGCCGACATATCATCGATCTGCATCCGGCGGTGGCGCCATTCAACTGTCCACACTGTCCTCTCGCATTTGCCGGCCGGACCAAGCGCTCTCAGCACATCCTTAGCCACCATGTGGTGCAGCAGTATCAATGCGGCCAATGCTCTCAGGTGTTCCCGGCCCAGAAGGCTCTGGACATTCACATCCAGCGTTTCCACATGCAACTGAAGACAGAACCTCTGGGTGCCGTGAGTGTGGAGGACGTTCAGCTGGAGATCACCGGAGATCGGAGGCGGGGTAGGCCGTATAAACCGAGGttgcagcaacagcagcatcaGCTGCAACCACAGCATCAGCTACAAGCGctacagcagcagcagcaacaacaacaacaacaacaacaacatcaacaacatcaacaacagcagcagcagcaacaagagcaacagcaacaggaGCAGCAACAACTGCAGCAGTTACaatcgcagcagcagcaacaacattcGTTGCAAGTGCAGCATCCACAGCAACAACCGATAATGCAGCCGCAATCGCCCCATCCATCAA CAATGGAAATCCAGGCCAGCCCAACAACGCCACGAAAGATTCTCTGCTGTCCAGATTGCGAAGACT GCACTTCCGGCCACAGCCACGGCCACGAGATGTGCGAGGAGCAGGCGGCACTGCAAGCTCCACCAACGGTGCTCACTCCGCCCTCGACCATCGTCTCGGCTCCGTCGCCGCAGCCCATGATGTACTCGCAGCACATAACCATGCCGTCACCGGAACAATCCGAGCCAGATTCCACGACCACGTTGAGACAGTACCGCAAACGTGGCGTGATCGTTGGGCCACAGGGTCCGCTGCATTTGGCCACACCAGTGGCCTCACCCTCGCCGTCGTCGTCACCCTCCTCGTCGACGGTGGACCATGCGCCGCCAGCCTCCCCGGCGCCGCCCGCTTCTCCGGCACCGCCTCCATCGCCAGCCCCACCCACGGTGCAGATGAACGAGTTGCGAGCGTGCCACCAGTGTCTGTACTGCGAGGAGCGATTCTCCAATGAGATTGCTTTGAAGAAGCACCATCAGCTGGCGCACGGAGCCCAGACAACGATGCCTTTCGTGTGCACCATATGCAAGCGTGGATATCGCATGCGAACGGCTCTGCACCGACACATGGAGTCGCACGATGTGGAGGGACGACCATATGAGTGCAACATTTGTCGCGTGCGTTTCCCACGACCATCGCAGCTGACGCTGCACAAGATCACGGTGCACTTACTCTCGAAACCGCATACCTGCGACGAGTGCGGCAAACAGTTTGGGACGGAGAGTGCCCTGAAGACGCACATCAAGTTCCATGGAG CCCACATGAAGACCCATTTGCCACTGGGCGTATTTATCACCGAGGAAGTCGCATCAAAGTCACCCAGCAACAATAATAGCACCACGAGCAGTGATAAGGTGCTGGATCCATCCACAACACCCTTCGAGGAGACCCCTTTGACGCCAATGAGCAGCGGTGGACACGTGTACAACAGCCCCGATGAATACCCCAATTCGGTGGAAAGCTGTGCTGGCAACAGCCTGGCTTTGGATACGATTGCCACAACGCCATAA